Proteins encoded by one window of Salvia splendens isolate huo1 chromosome 14, SspV2, whole genome shotgun sequence:
- the LOC121764087 gene encoding ruvB-like 2 has protein sequence MSEIKLSEMRDLTRIERIGAHSHIRGLGLDSALEARSSSEGMVGQTSARKAAGVIVKMVQEGKIAGRAVLLAGQPGTGKTAIAMGMAKSIGQETPFAMLAGSELFSLEMSKTEALMQAFRKAIGVRIKEETEVIEGEVVEIQIDRPAVAGAASKTGKLTLKTTDMETVYDLGGKMIEALGKEKVQSGDVIGIDKASGKITKLGRSFSRSRDYDAMGPQTKFVQCPDGELQKRKEVVHCVTLHEIDVINSRTQGFLALFTGDTGEIRAEVREQIDTKVAEWREEGKAEIIPGVLFIDEVHMLDIECFSFLNRALENDMAPILVVATNRGITSIRGTNYRSPHGIPIDFLDRLLIISTQPYTGDDIRKILDIRCQEEDVEMSEDAKVLLTKIGEDTSLRYAINLITSAALACLKRKGKIVDMEDISRVYELFYDVKRSTQYLMEYQSQYMFSEVGTGE, from the exons ATGTCGGAGATAAAGCTCTCGGAGATGCGAGACCTAACCCGAATCGAACGAATCGGAGCCCACTCCCACATCCGGGGCCTCGGCCTCGACTCCGCCCTCGAAGCCCGCTCCTCCTCCGAAGGCATGGTCGGCCAGACTTCCGCCCGAAAAGCCGCCGGCGTCATCGTCAAGATGGTCCAAGAAGGCAAAATCGCCGGCCGCGCAGTCCTCCTCGCCGGCCAGCCCGGGACCGGCAAAACCGCCATCGCCATGGGCATGGCTAAATCCATCGGCCAGGAGACCCCCTTCGCTATGCTCGCAGGGAGCGAACTCTTCTCGCTGGAGATGTCGAAAACCGAAGCCCTAATGCAGGCGTTCAGGAAAGCAATTGGGGTCAGAATCAAAGAGGAGACCGAGGTGATTGAGGGCGAGGTTGTGGAGATACAGATTGACCGGCCGGCCGTTGCTGGGGCAGCATCGAAGACGGGGAAGCTCACGCTGAAGACCACGGATATGGAGACGGTTTATGACTTGGGTGGGAAGATGATTGAGGCGTTGGGGAAGGAGAAAGTGCAGAGTGGTGATGTGATTGGGATCGACAAGGCTTCGGGGAAGATCACGAAGCTCGGGAGGTCTTTCTCGAGGTCGAGGGACTATGATGCGATGGGGCCTCAGACAAAGTTCGTGCAGTGCCCCGATGGGGAGCTACAGAAGAGGAAGGAAGTTGTGCATTGTGTTACGCTTCATGAGATTGATGTTATCAACAGCAG AACGCAGGGATTTCTGGCATTGTTTACGGGTGATACTGGCGAAATCCGTGCAGAAGTTAGGGAACAAATCGACACCAAGGTAGCCGAGTGgagagaagaaggaaaagcAGAAATCATACCGGGTGTCCTCTTCATTGATGAAGTACACATGCTTGACATCGAgtgcttttcttttctgaatcgTGCATTGGAGAACGACATGGCGCCTATATTAGTCGTCGCCACAAATAGAGGGATCACTTCCATCAGGGGCACAAACTACAGGTCTCCACACGGCATTCCAATTGATTTTCTTGACCGCCTGCTCATCATCTCCACGCAACCGTACACAGGGGACGATATCCGAAAGATCTTGGACATCAGATGTCAAGAGGAAGATGTAGAAATGTCCGAAGATGCTAAGGTACTGCTTACGAAGATCGGAGAAGACACATCACTGAGATATGCGATAAATCTCATCACCTCTGCCGCGTTGGCCTGCCTGAAGAGGAAGGGAAAGATTGTGGATATGGAAGACATAAGCCGTGTGTATGAGCTCTTCTACGACGTGAAGAGGTCAACTCAATACCTGATGGAATATCAAAGCCAATATATGTTCAGCGAGGTGGGAACGGGAGAGTAA